One Gemmatimonadaceae bacterium genomic window, TCCTTTCCGCATAGACCTGAGGCCGCTCGGCGGTCACGTCGCTGGAGTGCATTTCATCAACACAGGCTCAGTTGGTCGGCCAAAGGATGGCGACTGGCGCGCCGGTTATGTTCTGCTCGAAGTCTCGGAAGCCGCAGTGAACGCGGAGATCATTCGTGTCGAGTACGATGTGGATCTCGCGGCCCGGAGTGTCATCGAGTCCGGACTCCCCGAAGAGTTCGCCGAATTCCTGCGCTCGGGTGGACGCACGATGGAAGTAACATCGAGTTGAGCCATACCGATCCGCCAGAGCGTCAAGACCTGCAGGCTGCCGGAATTGGAGGACGATCTGGAACGTCACGCGCGACGACTGGCCGACCCAGCTTTTTCGCCGCAACGCAGATCGCGGTCATCGTCGGCTGAAATCCGCGCCACTTGTCTATGTAATCCGGGCCGAGAAGGCTGTCCCGCCGAGCAAGCTCGGCGCGGTACCACTTGGCGCCGAGTAGCGGGATGGTGACGACCGTTACGTCGCGACGCGTATTCTCGACCTGCTGCGCGTACCAGACGGGATAGGTGTCGTTGTCGCCATACGCGAACACGACAGCGCGCGCTGGCGCAGGAACGAGGATTCGACGCGCACTGTCGATGGGAGCCAGGCCAGGAGTAACCTGCGCACGATCGACCGCGGGATGATTCAGCATAAACGGCAATGCGGCTACCGCGAGCCCGGCGACTCGCCATCGCTTCCCCGCCCTCGTAAATGCGCGAACCGCGCCCGCTCCGGCCCAGATGCCCCAGCACATGAAAGCGAGCACGAAGAAGTAGTCGCGTTCGCGCGCTTCGTGCTTCGCGCCGGTGGGAAGAAAGCCCTGACCGTACGACGGGCCCGCTTTCATGTTGAGATACGCGATCACTCCGAGCGTTCCGCTCACGAACAACAAGCTCAGCACGCGCCAGCTTGGCTTGTGAACGTGACGATGCCATCTGAACCCGATCATGCCGAGTAGCGCGTAGGCAAGCGTGAATGGCGTGCGAAGCCACGATGGTGGCGCCTCGGGATGCAGACCGAGCGCGACCTGCCAGTCAGCGTACTCGAGCAGATTCCCGATCTGCAGGTACAGCGGGGCCTGCCGCGGAAGTATCGAGACGGGCTGATACTGCTGGCGCGTGATCACATCCAGAAACGCAGTCCAGGTCGAGGGATTCCCCTGATTGATCGCGGGGTCATGCTCAGCGCGCACGATCATGAACAACACGGCTGATGCGCCGAGCAGGGCGGCTACCAGCATTTTCACCGCGGGGATTCTCTGCACACGCACGGCTGAGAATGCCAGCAGCAGCGCGGCCGGCGCTGCTACGAGCGCTGACAGTTGAAGCGCCCATCCAAGCCCGATGAGATAGCCGAGCAGCACGAGCCATCTCGCTTCGCGCTTTTCGTTCGCCTGATTCGCGACGAGCAGAAGCAGCGCCGACATGAGCAGCGACGGCGAGTACACCTCGGTCTCGTTCGCGTTGAGCCACACGCTCGACATGAGACCGGCGAGTAACCCACCAGCGGCGGCGGCCCACGGGTCCCGTGTCCATTGGGCCATGAGACAGGTGAAGATCCCGCACGCGACCGCTGTCGAGACGGCCGACAACAGGTTCACGGAATACGCAAAGCCGAACAGTGGAGCGAACAGCTTCGCCCACACATTCGCAACCAGAATGTAGAGAGGCGTTCCGGGAGGATGCGGGATGCCGAGCGTCCTGATCGCGGCGAGAAACTCGCCGGCGTCCCAGTAGGTGACGCTCGGCGCGAGGGTCACGACATACGCAAGAAGCAGCATCCCGGCGACAGCAACCGGGGCGCGCCACTCGCGCGATGGTATCAGCGACCGGCTGTCAGAATCGTCCACGCGGCGTCGAGTGCCGTT contains:
- a CDS encoding DUF2723 domain-containing protein, which produces MDDSDSRSLIPSREWRAPVAVAGMLLLAYVVTLAPSVTYWDAGEFLAAIRTLGIPHPPGTPLYILVANVWAKLFAPLFGFAYSVNLLSAVSTAVACGIFTCLMAQWTRDPWAAAAGGLLAGLMSSVWLNANETEVYSPSLLMSALLLLVANQANEKREARWLVLLGYLIGLGWALQLSALVAAPAALLLAFSAVRVQRIPAVKMLVAALLGASAVLFMIVRAEHDPAINQGNPSTWTAFLDVITRQQYQPVSILPRQAPLYLQIGNLLEYADWQVALGLHPEAPPSWLRTPFTLAYALLGMIGFRWHRHVHKPSWRVLSLLFVSGTLGVIAYLNMKAGPSYGQGFLPTGAKHEARERDYFFVLAFMCWGIWAGAGAVRAFTRAGKRWRVAGLAVAALPFMLNHPAVDRAQVTPGLAPIDSARRILVPAPARAVVFAYGDNDTYPVWYAQQVENTRRDVTVVTIPLLGAKWYRAELARRDSLLGPDYIDKWRGFQPTMTAICVAAKKLGRPVVARDVPDRPPIPAACRS